The genomic interval CTTTTTATTCAAGAATTCAAAGTATTCCTCTGGCTGAGGCAATTTGCCTAAAAGTGCTGTAACTGCTGCAAGCTCTGCAGAACCTAAGTAAACCCTTGCACCATCTCCCATTCTATTGTCAAAGTTCCTCGTTGATGTTGAGAAAACAGTTGATTTTGGTGCAACCCTTGCCTGGTTACCCATGCACAAAGAGCAACCTGGAATTTCAGTTCTTGCACCAACAGCTGAGAATATTGAGTAATAGCCTTCTTTCATAAGCTGTGCCTTATCCATTTTTGATGGAGGTGCAAGCCATACCCTTGTGTGGGTAATATAAGGCTCTCCCTTCCAGATGTGGCCTGCTGCCCTGTAATGGCCTATATTTGTCATACATGAGCCTATGAATACCTCGTCAACCTTATCTCCAGCAACTTCGCTTAAAAGCTTAACATCATCAGGGTCATTTGGGCATGCAACAATAGGCTCTTTTATGTCGGCAAGGTCAATTTCTATTACTGCTGCATACTCTGCGTTTTCATCCCTTTCAAGGAGAACAGGGTTTTCAAGCCATTTTTCAGCCTCTTCAATCCTTCTCTTTAATGTATCAGCATCCTGATAACCTGCTTCAATCATCTTTTTCATTAAAGCTATATTTGATTTAAGGTAATTAATTACACTTTCTTCTGAAAGCTTAATTGTTGCCGCAGCGGCACTTCTCTCTGCTGAAGCATCTGTCAATTCAAAAGCCTGCTCAACTGTTAAATTTGGCAAGCCTTCCATTTCAAGAATTCTTCCGTTGAATATGTTTTTCTTATTCTTCTTTTCAACTGTTAACAAGCCCTGCTTTATTGCATAATAAGGAATTGCGTTAACAACATCCCTCAAGGTAATTCCAGGATTTAATTCTCCTTTAAACTTAACAAGAACAGATTCTGGCATATCAAGTGGCATAAACCCTAATGCACCAGCAAAGGCAACAAGACCACTTCCTGCAGGAAAGGATATTCCCATTGGAAATCTTGTATGTGAGTCACCACCTGTACCAACTGTATCTGGTAACCCAAGCCTGTTAACCCAGGTGTGGATTACACCGTCACCGGGAAGCAGTGAAACACCCTTTCTTTCAACAATAAATTCAGGTAAATTCTGATGCATTTTAACATCAGCAGGCTTTGGATAAGCAGCTGTGTGGCAGAACGACTGCATAAATAACCCACATTGAAATTCAAGACAGGCAAGCTCTTTTAATTCGTCAGCTGTCATTAAACCTGTTGTATCCTGTGAGCCTACGGTTGCCATTTTAGGCTGATAGTAGCCACCTGGAAGAGCTCCGTCAATTCCACAAGCCTTTCCAACAATCTTTTGTGCAAGTGTATATCCTTGCCCTTCTTTTGGTTTTGGGTTATCAAGTTTTATAAAGATTTCAGACTCTCCCAACCCTAAAAACATCCTTGCCTTTTCTGTTAAATCTTTCCCTATAATGAGAGAAAGTCTTCCGCCTGCTCTAAATTCGTCTTTTATTGTTTTTGGTTTTAATTCAAATGTTGTAAGAACCTTTCCGTCTTCTGTTCTTATCTCTCCCTTTTCAGTATCAATTATTACAACATCTCCAGTTTTGAGGTTTGAAACATCACACATAATCGGCAAACCGCCGGAGTCTTCCCATGTATTGAAGAAAATGGGAGCTATGAGCCCACCTATAACAATACCTGCTCTCCTTTTGTTTGGTACATAGGGAATATCATCCCCAATCCACCACATAAGAGAGTTTGTTGCAGACTTTCTTGAAGAACCTGTACCAACAACATCACCAACAAAAGCAACCTTGTATCCCTCTTCTCTGAATTTGTTTATTGTCTCAATTCCATCAGGAAATCTTGTCTCCCCCATTGAGAGAGCGTGCAATGGAATGTCTGGCCTGCTCCACGCATGCTTTGCAGGTGAAAAATCGTCTGTGTTTATCTCTCCATCAACCTTGTAAATCTTTACCTTTATCTCCTTTGGCAATGCCTCTTTTTCTAAAAACCACTCTGCATTTGCCCAGGATTCAATAACAGATTTTGCCCTATCATTCGATTTTGAAAGCTCTGCAACCTTATCAAAGGCAGCGTAAACAAGTATTGTGTGTTTTAAAGCGTCAGCTGCAGCATCTCCAAGTTCGTCATTATTCAACAAATCAATCAAAGGCTGAACATTGTACCCGCCAAGCATTGTACCTAAAAGCCTTACAGCCTCTTCCTTTGAGATAACAGGTGATGAAACCTCTCCCTTTGCAACCCTGTAAAGCCACTCCGCTTTAACCTTTGCTGCAGGGTCAACACCTGGGGCAACCCTGTTTGTAATCAAGTCTTTTAAAAAAGCTGTATCATTATCCCCCGGGTTTTCAAGAAGTTTTGTTAACTCTTCAACCTGTGCAGGATTTAAAGGCAACGGGGGTATTCCCATTTCTTCACGCTCTTTAGCATGTTTTAAATATTCTTCTAACATATTCCCTCCCAGAAACTAATAAATAGTGTACTTTTTGATTATACAGTATGGATATTAATTTATAAAGAAATTTAGGCTGTCAAAGACTTCAGTTATTCTATAAAAGTATCTATCGTTATATCTTTTACGCAATCAGGGATGTCTGAGTTGTCCTCAAGCCTTGTTAAAACCTCATTTCCGTCATCAAGTATTGCAATTGTATTTTCAAATTGTGCTGATAGTTTCTTGTCAGCAGTAACAACAGTCCAGCCATCTTTTAATGTTCTGCAAAACCTTGCCCCCTGATTTAAAATAGGCTCAATTGTAATAACCATTCCAGGCTCAAGTTTAATTCCAGTGTTTGGCCTTCCGTAATGTAAAACCTCTGGGTCTTCGTGCAATTGCCTGCCAACTCCGTGACCAATATATTCCCTTACAACCGAATATCCCATTTTTTCAGCAAATGATTGAATTGCGTGGCCAATATCCCCTAACTTTTTCCCTGGTTTTGCTTGCTCTATTCCAAGAAGCATTGATTTGTACACAGTTCTAACAAGCCTTAAAGCCTCTTTTGAGGTTTTTCCACCAACAACAAATGTTCTTGTTGCATCTCCGTGAAAACCGTTTTTGAATACTCCAACATCAATTGAAATAATGTCTCCCTTTTTCAACTTATACTTTGAAGGAATACCGTGCACAACCTGATTGTTTACAGAGGTGCATAAAGTGTGCCTGTAGCCTCTGTAACCTTTAAAGGAAGGTACAGCCCCGTTCTTTCTGATAAAGTCTTCCGCAATTCTATCTAATTCCCTTGTTGTTATTCCAGGTTCAACATAGTTTTTTAAATAGGCAAATACCATTGCGGTTAATCTGCCTGATTCCCTCATTATGTCTATTTCTTCTTTTGTTTTAAAGCGTATCAAGTCTTTCCTCCAGTTCAATAATTTCAGGGATTCTGTTTAATTTCTCCCTTAAATTTTCCTTTAACACTTCAAGCATATCTGCTTTTAACCTTATTGTAAAGGAAACTCCATTGTTGGAGTATTCCTCTCCGCTAATTTTTACACTCTCAAGCCTCGTAAGGTGGTAAACATAATTTACCTCGTTGAAGTTTACCTCAACATTTACTGTTTTTATATTTTCAAGGTAAACGGTTTTTACAGATTGAAGAACCTTTTTAGCACTTTCGGTGTATGCCTTTATAAGCCCCCCAACTCCCAACTTTGTTCCCCCAAAATACCTTGTTACAACAACAAGGGTATTGTACATTTCTTCTCCTTTAATAGCAGACATTATTGGCTTACCTGCTGTGTTGGAAGGCTCTCCATCATCAGAATACCTTTCAATATCAGGGTAAATCCTGTATGCAAAACAGTTATGGGTTGCATCATAGTAATGCTTTCTTATTTTTTCAAGAGTACTTTCAGCCTCATCCCTTGTTTTTACAGGAATTATAGTTGAAATAAACTTTGAACCTTTTATCGTTAGAGATTCTTTTTTTTCTTCAACAGGAACTTTAATTTTTTCCATTGTACTCTTCTAACTTTTTCTTAATCTTTTCCCCTAAAGTTTCTGAATGTTCAGCAAGGTAATGCATAATCTTTTGCATATCTTCCCAGACCTGTTTTTTTGCTGATGGGTTTCTTAAAAGGTATGATGGGTGAAAGGTTGGCATTACCTTAATTCCTTTGTACTCCCCAAACCTTCCCCTTAACCTTGAAATTGATTCTGTCGTCATTAGAATTGTCTTTGTTGAAATCCTTCCTAAAGTGCATATTACCTTTGGCTTTATCAATTCAATTTGCTTTTCAATAAAATGCCAGCAGGCTGCAATCTCTTCAGGTTCAGGGTCTCTGTTAAACGGCGGCCTGCACTTTACAACATTTGAGATATAAACATCGCTTCTTTCAAGCCCCATTGCGTTGATAATCTTTGTTAACAGTTGCCCTGCCCTTCCAACAAACGGCCTGCCCTGCCTGTCTTCATCTGCACCAGGCCCTTCGCCAATAAACATTAAGTCTGTATGGGGATTGCCCTCTCCCAGCACGCTGTTTTGCCTCTTCTGAGAAAGGGGACAGGCTTTGCAGTTTGCAACCTCTTTAGCCATCTGTTTTAAAACCTCTTCAACGCTTTTTTTCTCTGTATTTACAGGCTTTGAGACGGTTAGCTTTACTCTTGGGATTTCATCAATTCCTATATCTTTTAAAAACTTAAGGTATTCAATAATCTCATTATCCATTAAAAAATTCCTTTATAACTATTTCACCAATCTTTTCAGCAGTTTCTGTTTTTGTCAAAGAAAACTCTTCAGCTCTTCCATCTTTAAAAACAAAATATCCATCTAACTTTCTGTCACCAAAGCCTGAATTTTCCCCAACCTTGTTCGCAACAATCAAGTCTGCATTTTTCCTTTTCAATTTGTCTTTAGCATTTTCAAGCAAATCGTTAGTTTCTGCCGCAAAACCAACAAGAATCTGGTGTTTTTTTGTTTTCCCTAAAGTTTCTAAAATATCAATTGTCTTTTCAAGTTCAAGTGTTAAACTTTGTTTTTTCTTTATTTTGTTGGACGAATAATTTTTTACTTTAAAATCTGAAATTGCAGCAGCCATAACAACAATGTCTGATTCCTCAAATCTAATTGCAACCTCTCTGTACATCTCTTCAACAGTTTTAACCTCAACAACCTTTGCATAAACAGGGTATCTAACAGAATGATTTCCTGTAATAACTGTGACATCAGCCCCTAAAATTGAAAAAACCTTTGCCAGCTGCCTGCCCATTGTACCGCTTGAACGGTTTGTAATAACTCTAACAGAATCAATCGGCTCAACTGTTCCCCCTGAAGTAATTAAAACCTTTTTCCCTGCAAGGGGGTCTATAGGTTCTGGTGCCGGCTCTTCATTCTCAAACATTTTAATCTGCACAGGTTGATTAAATATACTTTTGCCTTTTAAATTTGCGAATAACTCAATGTAATCGGCAATTATTTCAATTGAAGGCAATCTTCCCTTTCCGCTGTATCCGCAGGCAAGGTAACCTGAATCAGGCTCAACAACAAAGCAACCATCCTGCTGCAACCTTAAAAGATTTCTCTCTGTTACAGGGTGTTCAAGCATATTTACATTCATTGAGGGGAAAATCAATGTTTTACCTTTAAATGCAAGGTAACAGGTTGTTAAAAAATCGTCTGCAATTCCATTTGCAAGTTTTCCTATAATGTTTGCAGTTGCAGGAACTATAGCAAAAACCTTTTTATCCTCAACAGCCTTAATGTGAGAGAGAAGCCTTCCCTCTTCAAAGACATCAATGTAAGGCTTATTTCCAGTTATTGCTTCAAAAAGATTCGGGGATAAAAAATTAACGGTGTTTTTTGTTAACACCGTTTCAATATTTTTATAGCCTCTTTTCTGTAATTCCCTTATAACTTCTATAGATTTGTAGCAGGCAATTCCGCTTGATACCCCTATTAGAATGCCTGCTTGATAATCTATAAGTTTCATTAGTTATTCTTCTGTTACTTCAATTTCGTCAACCAGAGAATCAAGGTCTTCAGCTGAGAATCCTTCCTCTTCCTTCTCTCTTTCAATAAGCCTAATTTCAAATTTCCCCTGTTTTAATTCTTCAAGGGCAATAAAGGTTGGTTTGTTAATAGGCGCCTTTGCCTTTGGCTTTGCCCCTTTCCTCAATTGTTCAACCCTCTCTCCGGCAACTAAAATTAACCTGAAAGGATTTTCAAGTACCTTTTTAAGTGTTTCTTCAGCAGTCATTTATTCCTCCGCAAAGTGTTTGTAAATATTTTCTGTATCCACAAGCCTTTTTACCCTGTGTCTTTCAGAAAAAATTATTGATTTTAAAGAAGATAATGCTTCTTCAAGTATATCGTTAACAACAACGTAATCAAAATGCCTTAAATATTTTAACTCATTTCTTGCAGTATTCAATCTTTTTTCTATCTCTTCAATACTGTCTCTTCCTCTACTAATAAGCCTTTTTCTTAATTCCTCAATTGAAGGGGGGATTATAAAAATTGACGTAAAATCCAATTCTTTCTTTTTCATAATCTGGTATGCACCCTGCACATCAATGTCCATAATTACATCTTTGCCTTGTTTAATCCTTGAGTAAACCTGTTTTTTTGAAGTTCCGTAATAAAACTTATCAAACACCTTTGCATACTCAATAAATTCGTTATTTTCTATCATTTTTTTAAACTCTTTTTCAGAGACAAAGAAGTAATCTTTCCCGTTTATTTCTCCCTTTCTCGGCTCTCTCGTTGTGTATGAAATTGAATACTCAAGGTTTTCCACCTGCTCAAGAAGAAGTTTAATCAAAGTGCTCTTTCCGCTTCCAGAGGGGGCAGAGATTATAAAGAGTTCCCCCCTTGTTTTCAGTCTAATTTTCATTTCCAATCCTTTCAATTATTGTTTCTGGCAAATGGGAAGACAAAAACAAAACCCCGTTATCTAAAAGAATAAAACTCCTTGTCGGCTTACCTGAGGTTGCATCAACAAGCAACCCCTCTTTTTTCTTTAACTCTTTTAACTTTCTCATTGGGGAAGAACCCGGCTTCAAAACAGCAACAATTCGTTTTCTATCAACAAAGTTGTCAAATCCAAGTGAAATAAAATCACTCATTTTCACTCCTTACAATCTTTAAGAATTCCTCAATAAGGTTGTCCTCTTTAACCTTTTTAACAAGTTTACCCTTCTTGTATATTGCTGCATACCCTTTACCGCCGCAAATAGCGTAATCAGCTTCCCTTGCCTCTCCAGGACCATTAACCGCACAACCCATAACGGCAATTGTTATTGATTTTTTTATCCCATCAACCTCTTTTTCAATAATTGAGGCAAATTTTTTAATGTCAAACTCTATCCTTCCGCAGGTTGGGCAGGAAACAAACTTTGGAGTGTTGGGAACAAGGTTTAATGCTTTCAAAATATTTCTTCCTACAATTACCTCTTTCACAGGGCTATCTGTTAATGAAACCCTTAAGGTATCCCCTATTCCGTCAAGCAACAGTGCACCAATTCCTATTACTGACTTGTATGTGCCAATATTTTCAGTGCCTGCTTCAGTTACCCCAATGTGCTGGGGATATTCAAATTCTTTTGCAAACATTCTGCAGGCTTCAACAGTTTTCTTTACATCTGAAGATTTTAGTGAAACCTTTATCTCGTAAAAATTGAATTCTTCAAGGAAACCTATGTGCCTTTTTGCACTTTCAACCATTGCCTTTGGGCTATTCCCATACCTCTCAAGCAAATCCTTTTCAAGAGAACCTGAATTAACCCCTATTCTAATTGGTATTCCATAGTGTTTGCAGGCTGCAACAACCTCTTTTATCCTCTGTTTGCTTCCAATATTTCCCGGGTTAATCCTTAAACAGGCAACCCCGTTTTCAGCACACTTTATTGCAAGCCTGTAATCAAAGTGTATGTCCGCAATTATCGGGATTGGGGAAAATTCAACAATTTCCTTAATCCTCTCCGCTGCTTCCATATCCGGCACAGCACATCTGACAATGTCGCACCCTGCCCCAACAATGTCTTTAATCTGCTCACAGGTTGCTTCAACATCCCTTGTATCTGTTTTTGTCATTGTTTGAACGGGGATTGGGTTCCCGCCACCTATGGGAATATTCCCTACATAGATTACCTTTGTCTTTTTATACATTTCCTCACTTCAAGTTAAGGTTTTTGAGAATGTCACTAATAATTACAAGTGTCATTAAGGTTATTAAAAGGAAAAAACCAACAGTTGTAATTCTCTCCTTTAACTTTGCACTTAAATCCTTTCTCCTTATAGCCTCTATCAAGAGTATGAATATATGGCCACCATCAAGCATTGGGATTGGAAGCAAATTAAATATTCCCAACTGTAAAGAGATTAATCCCATTATATAAATAAAATTGGTTAACCCGCTTCTTGCAGCCTGACCTGAAATTCTGGCAATATCAACAGGGCCTGAAATACTCCTTATTGACATCTCTCCCTTTAACAGCTTCCCAATTACGCTAAATGTTAACTCTGTATACTTTTTTGTATCTTTCAATGCAGTAACAAAGGCTTTACCTAAAGGTAATTTAACAATTTTATAGGGCAACTCAATAACCACGCCAATCTTCCTGTTTTCACCCTCTCCCTCTGGCAACACCTTAACAGTTTTTAATTCACCGTTTCTCTCTAACTTTATTTCAAGCTCTCCCTTTGAATGCTTGACCAAATCAATAAACTGTTCAAGGCCTTTTACAATATTTTTCCCATTAACTGAAATTATTTTGTCACCAGGCTTTATTCCAGCCTTCTCTGCAGGGGAATCTGGCATAACCATTCTAACCTGAACCCTTAAAGCTGGGAAAACTCCCAAATAACCTGCCCTATCCTTCCCCTTTTCAACAATCTTTACCTGTTTTTCAATTAAATTACCGTTTCTCTCAATCTTTAAATTAACCGTTCTGTTTGGATTTGTTGCAACAAGAATTAAAAACTGGTCCCAATTTTCAACCTTTTTATCGTCAAAGTAAAGTATTTTATCCCCATACTTTAACTCTGAAACAAAAGCAGGGGATTCATTATCAACCCAGCCAACAACAACAGGCTTGTCTTTCCATACTGGAACTGGCCTGTGTAAAGCATTTACAAAGGTAAAAAGGACTATTGCAAGAATTATGTTTAAGGTTGCCCCCATAACAAGAATTATAAACCTCTGCCATTTTGGTTTGTTGTTAAAGTTTCTTGGGTTATCGTCCTCAGCTTCATCTGGCTCTTCCCCTAACATTGCAACATATCCGCCTAAAGGAACCAATGATAGGCAGTACTCTGTTTCTCCCCATTTTTTGCAGGCAAGTTTCTTCCCAAACCCTATTGAAAAGGTTTTAACATAAACCCCGAAAAGCTTTGCCATTATGAAATGTCCGAATTCGTGTATTGTTACAAGCACCCCAAACATTATTACAACGGCAACTATGTTGCCGATTATTGGCAAGTTAAAAATTCCCACTCTTTACCTCCTCAATACATATATTTTTTACTCTTTCATTAAAATCAATAACATCGCCTATTGTTCTAATAACAGGCCTCTCTATTTTATCAAGCATTCTCTCAATAAATTCAGGAATTTGAAGAAATTTAATCTTTTCATCTAAAAAGTAATTTACGGCAACCTCGTTTGCAGAATTTAAAATAACTCTATCCCCTATGTCCCCTTTACCGCACTTATAGGCAAGCTTAAGAGATTTAAATGTTTCAATATCAGGCTCAAAAAAATCAAGCCTTAAAGCCTTTCCAAAGTCAAAGGAGAAGTCTTCAGTATGCACCCTTTCAGGAAAATACAGGGCATACTGAATTGGAAGCATCATATCTGTTTTTCCCATCTGGCATATAATAGAACCGTCTATAAACTCAACCATTGAGTGCACAACACTTTGAGGGTGAATCCTTACATTGATTTTGTCGTAATCAATTCCAAATAGAAAGTGTGCCTCAATTACCTCAAGCCCTTTGTTCATTAAGGTTGCTGAATCAACTGTAATCTTCTGTCCCATATCCCAGGTTGGATGGTTTAATGTCTGGGCAACAGTTACATTTTTTAACTCCTCAACACCCTTTCCGAAAAAAGGCCCCCCTGATGCTGTAAGGATTAAGGATTTTACCTCATGTTTTTTACCTGCCCTTAAAGATTGATGAATAGCATTGTGCTCGCTATCAACAGGGATTAACTCTGTGTTATACTTTTCGCACTCGCTGTTTACAAATTCCCCGGCAAGCACCATTGACTCTTTGTTTGCCAGAGCAAGCCTTTTTGTATAAGGTATTGATTTAAAGGTTGGAATTAAACCTGCACTGCCAACAATTGCAGATAGAGTTATATCCGATTCAAGGGAAAAGGATTCCTCAAAGGGAATGAAACTTGTTTTAATGCTTAAATTTTCAAGGAAAGTTTTTAACTCCTTTGCCTTTTCACCGTTAAATATTGTTGCAAATTCAGGCTGAAATTCAACTATCTGTTCTTTCAACAAATCAATATTGTTCCCTGCTGCAAGAAGTTTAACTGAAAAATCTTCCCTTTTAAGTTTTAATAATTTTAAACAACTCTTCCCTATTGAACCTGTTGAACCGTATATCTTCAATGTTTTCATATTACTCTACATTAAATAAAGGAAGTAAAAGTAAAGAAGCGGAGAAGATAAAACAAAAGAATCTATTCTGTCTAAAATCCCGCCGTGCCCCGGAATTAAGGTTGCACTGTCTTTGACTCCTGCACACCTTTTCCATAAAGATTCTATCAAATCACCGATTATCCCGCTAACTCCAATTATAATTGTTATTGCTATAACATCGTGCCAGGTAAGCCTTGTAAAAAACCACATCTTTGCAAGCGTTGCACCTAAAAAATTGAAGATTATATTCCCAATTGCCCCCTCAATAGATTTGTTAGGGCTGATATTTGGTGCAAGTTTGTGCTTACCAAACATACTGCCTATCCAGTATGCACCTGAATCTCCAAACCAGATTACAACATAGAGGAGAAACACAAGGTCAGCCCCCAATCCCTCATAAAGCCTGTTGGAGTTTTTCAAGGCAACCTGATAGCCTAATGGAATTCCAAGATACAAAGCCCCTAAAAGAGTATTTGCAACCGATTGTAAAGATTTTTCAGTATCAGGGTCTTTAAAAAAAGCATATATTAACAAGAAAACAAAACCGCCTGATATAACAAACTCAAATGATAGATTTTTCAATACAAAACTTGTGGGAATCAATGCGGCAATTATAAATGCAGGCACTGCATAAAAGTTTGAACCAATGTGTACCGATAGGCTTTTAAACTCCTGAATGCCTAAAAATATAGCAATAATAACGAGAAAATAAAAGTAATAAACAGGCAAATACTTAACGACAACAAAAAAAAGCGGAACAAAAACAATTGTGGAAATTGCTCTTAAAATAAAAGATTTAATATTAAATGCCACCTGTCCCCCCAAATCTTCTTTCTCTTTTTTGATACTCTAAAATTGCTTTTAACATCTCTATTGTATCAAAATCAGGCCATAGAATATCTGTAAAATATAGCTCTGAATAGGCAATCTGCCATAAAAGGAAATTTGAAACCCTTATCTCCCCGCTTGTCCTTATCAACAAATCAGGGTCAGGCAAATCTTTTGTATAGAGATAAGAAGAAAAAAGTTTTTCGTTTAAATCATCAGGCTTTATCCCTGCTTCAATTAGATTTTTTACAGCATTTAAAATATCTGCCCTGCCGCCGTAATTTAAGGCTATATTGAAAATTAAGGATTTATTTTCTCTTGTCTCATCTAAAACCCTATCTATTTCCCTGTTTACAAATAAAGGCAACTTGCTTCTATCTCCAATTATTGACAGTTTTATGTCTTTATCCATTAACTTTTTTTTCTGCAATTTTAAAAATTGAAAGAGAAGAGTCATTAAAACAGAAACCTCGTATTCAGGCCTTATCCAGTTTTCAGTTGAAAAAGCGTAAACTGTAATTACTTTAACCCCTAAATGCAAAGCAGAATCAAGTGCATTTTCAATAGCCTTTGCACCTGCCTTATGCCCCTTTATCCTTGATAAACCCCTTTTCTTTGCCCATCTGCCATTGCCATCCATAATTATTGCAACATGCTCAGGGATTTTGTTTTCATCTATTTCAAGCCACAGCAAGCGTTCTTTCTCTGTTGCATTTGCAGGCGGTTTCATTAAAACTCCCTGTCTATAATAAAATCACAAATCTTTAAAAGTGTCTGTCTATGCTCACTATCCTCAAAGTTGTCTAAAATTTCCATATTTTCTGAAATTAATTTTTTTGCAAAACTAAAGGCTTTTTTCAAATAACCCTTTTTTTCTAAAATGTTTACAAGCCTCTTTTTATCCTTTGCTTCAAAAACCTCGCCTTTTGAATCAAAAACCCTTTTTACAATATCAATTACTTCTTCCTCATTGTTTTCCATTGCAAGAAGAACAGGTAAAGTTGCCTTTCCTTCAGGCAAATCTATCAATTTAGGCTTGCCCAACTTTTTTAAATCAGCCTTAAAATCAAGGCAATCGTCAACAATTTGAAATGCAATTCCCAGTTTTTCTCCAAACTTTTCAGCAAGAGGCAATAAATCATTTCTTTCCGCAACAATTAAAGGAAGGGAACAACATGCTGAAAACAAAACAGCAGTTTTTAATTTTATAATCTCAAAGTAAACCTCTTTTTTAGGGGGAAAGTTAAAGGCGTTGGCATTCTGGAGTAACTCTCCTGTTACAAGAGACTTTGAAACTAAAGCAATCCTTTTTAAAACTTCAATATTCTTTAATTCAACCGCTATATTCATTGCGGTTGCAAACATATAATCACCGTAAAGTACCGTTAATGTGTTATCCCAGATAGAATTATGCGTTTTTTGCCCCCTTCTCATATCTGCATTGTCTATAACATCGTCGTGTACAAGGGTTGAATTGTGCAACAACTCAAGGGTTGCCCCTATCTTTATCCCCTTTTCATCTTCAATTTTTACAATCTTTCCAAAGAGAATTGCAAAGGCAGGCCTCAACATTTTTCCTGTTTTTTTTAAGAGAATGCTCAACAAGAGGGGAAACTTCAGAATACTCAGACTTTAATCTATCGCCAATCAAAGTTTCAACGCTTTTTAATTCCTTTGATATACCTTTTAAAAAATCAACAGCCACAACAACTCCTTTTAGACTAACGATTAATCATTTTATCACAAATATACCATTAATTTTTATTCA from Thermotomaculum hydrothermale carries:
- a CDS encoding uracil-DNA glycosylase, whose amino-acid sequence is MDNEIIEYLKFLKDIGIDEIPRVKLTVSKPVNTEKKSVEEVLKQMAKEVANCKACPLSQKRQNSVLGEGNPHTDLMFIGEGPGADEDRQGRPFVGRAGQLLTKIINAMGLERSDVYISNVVKCRPPFNRDPEPEEIAACWHFIEKQIELIKPKVICTLGRISTKTILMTTESISRLRGRFGEYKGIKVMPTFHPSYLLRNPSAKKQVWEDMQKIMHYLAEHSETLGEKIKKKLEEYNGKN
- the gmk gene encoding guanylate kinase — protein: MKIRLKTRGELFIISAPSGSGKSTLIKLLLEQVENLEYSISYTTREPRKGEINGKDYFFVSEKEFKKMIENNEFIEYAKVFDKFYYGTSKKQVYSRIKQGKDVIMDIDVQGAYQIMKKKELDFTSIFIIPPSIEELRKRLISRGRDSIEEIEKRLNTARNELKYLRHFDYVVVNDILEEALSSLKSIIFSERHRVKRLVDTENIYKHFAEE
- a CDS encoding IMPACT family protein — protein: MEKIKVPVEEKKESLTIKGSKFISTIIPVKTRDEAESTLEKIRKHYYDATHNCFAYRIYPDIERYSDDGEPSNTAGKPIMSAIKGEEMYNTLVVVTRYFGGTKLGVGGLIKAYTESAKKVLQSVKTVYLENIKTVNVEVNFNEVNYVYHLTRLESVKISGEEYSNNGVSFTIRLKADMLEVLKENLREKLNRIPEIIELEERLDTL
- the rpoZ gene encoding DNA-directed RNA polymerase subunit omega, yielding MTAEETLKKVLENPFRLILVAGERVEQLRKGAKPKAKAPINKPTFIALEELKQGKFEIRLIEREKEEEGFSAEDLDSLVDEIEVTEE
- the acnB gene encoding bifunctional aconitate hydratase 2/2-methylisocitrate dehydratase, encoding MLEEYLKHAKEREEMGIPPLPLNPAQVEELTKLLENPGDNDTAFLKDLITNRVAPGVDPAAKVKAEWLYRVAKGEVSSPVISKEEAVRLLGTMLGGYNVQPLIDLLNNDELGDAAADALKHTILVYAAFDKVAELSKSNDRAKSVIESWANAEWFLEKEALPKEIKVKIYKVDGEINTDDFSPAKHAWSRPDIPLHALSMGETRFPDGIETINKFREEGYKVAFVGDVVGTGSSRKSATNSLMWWIGDDIPYVPNKRRAGIVIGGLIAPIFFNTWEDSGGLPIMCDVSNLKTGDVVIIDTEKGEIRTEDGKVLTTFELKPKTIKDEFRAGGRLSLIIGKDLTEKARMFLGLGESEIFIKLDNPKPKEGQGYTLAQKIVGKACGIDGALPGGYYQPKMATVGSQDTTGLMTADELKELACLEFQCGLFMQSFCHTAAYPKPADVKMHQNLPEFIVERKGVSLLPGDGVIHTWVNRLGLPDTVGTGGDSHTRFPMGISFPAGSGLVAFAGALGFMPLDMPESVLVKFKGELNPGITLRDVVNAIPYYAIKQGLLTVEKKNKKNIFNGRILEMEGLPNLTVEQAFELTDASAERSAAAATIKLSEESVINYLKSNIALMKKMIEAGYQDADTLKRRIEEAEKWLENPVLLERDENAEYAAVIEIDLADIKEPIVACPNDPDDVKLLSEVAGDKVDEVFIGSCMTNIGHYRAAGHIWKGEPYITHTRVWLAPPSKMDKAQLMKEGYYSIFSAVGARTEIPGCSLCMGNQARVAPKSTVFSTSTRNFDNRMGDGARVYLGSAELAAVTALLGKLPQPEEYFEFLNKKVVPHRDEIYRYLEFHKMEDFTLDYVEVACEMYLKMKR
- a CDS encoding DUF370 domain-containing protein encodes the protein MSDFISLGFDNFVDRKRIVAVLKPGSSPMRKLKELKKKEGLLVDATSGKPTRSFILLDNGVLFLSSHLPETIIERIGNEN
- a CDS encoding bifunctional phosphopantothenoylcysteine decarboxylase/phosphopantothenate synthase, which translates into the protein MKLIDYQAGILIGVSSGIACYKSIEVIRELQKRGYKNIETVLTKNTVNFLSPNLFEAITGNKPYIDVFEEGRLLSHIKAVEDKKVFAIVPATANIIGKLANGIADDFLTTCYLAFKGKTLIFPSMNVNMLEHPVTERNLLRLQQDGCFVVEPDSGYLACGYSGKGRLPSIEIIADYIELFANLKGKSIFNQPVQIKMFENEEPAPEPIDPLAGKKVLITSGGTVEPIDSVRVITNRSSGTMGRQLAKVFSILGADVTVITGNHSVRYPVYAKVVEVKTVEEMYREVAIRFEESDIVVMAAAISDFKVKNYSSNKIKKKQSLTLELEKTIDILETLGKTKKHQILVGFAAETNDLLENAKDKLKRKNADLIVANKVGENSGFGDRKLDGYFVFKDGRAEEFSLTKTETAEKIGEIVIKEFFNG